In the genome of Crassaminicella thermophila, the window ATTACACCATCAGCAAAAGATGCAGCGGTAGCTTGTGGAATAGAGTTTTCTACAGAAGAACCTGTTTGTGAATCAAAGAATATTTGTAAAGAAAAAGTAACTGAACCATCAAAAGCTTGTGAAGGTGGGTTAGACAGTGAAATGATCTACAAGTTATTCAAGGCTATGATGGAAAAAGGACTTTTAAATGGAGTACTTGATTCAATTATTAATCCTAAGCCATATGAAGCTGAGAGTACTTGTGAGGGATTGAAGGTAGTACGTGGTAATTCAGTAAAGTTTGATGTTTTTGATACTGGAAATCCTGATGCAAAGGTATTTTATCAAGAATTAATTAGTAAAGAAGAATCTGATATGAGTGCAGGATTCTTCACTATTGATCATTCCAAATTTGACTGGGAACTGACTTATCAAGAAATTGATTATGTAATCGAAGGGACTTTGACAGTTACTATCGATGGTAAGACTTTAACAGCATATCCTGGTGATGTACTCTATATTCCGGCAGGATCAAAAGTTACTTGGGATTCTTCAGATAAAGCTAAGATGTTTTATGTTACCTATCCAGCAAACTGGGCTGATCTAATAAGCCAAAGTTAGGAGGATTAGTTAATGCAGGCACTTGGATTAATTGAAACAAAAGGGCTTATTGCAGCTACAGAGAGTGCAGATGCTATGCTAAAGTCAGCAGATGTAAAGCTTTTAGAAAAAACGTATGTTGGAGGAGGTCTTGTTTCTATTACTGTAACTGGTGATGTTGGGGCAGTAAAAGCAGCTGTAGAGGCTGGTGTAGCGGCTGTTATGAAAATTGATGAAAAATTACTGATTTCACAACATGTCATTCCTCGTCCGCATGAGGAATTAAATAGCATAATAACAGTAAAACCTGAAGTAGAAACACTATCTGAAGAAATTGTAACAGTTGAAAATTCAAAAATTAATGACACTCAAGAAGAAACAAAAGCTTCTATGCAGATTAATTTTAGTAATGTGCAAAATAAGGATGTTTTAGACAAGCTAGTACTTGAATATGGCTTAGAAAAAACTATTGAAGCTCTTAAAAAATTTAAGGTTGTAGAACTTAGAAATCTAGCCCGTAAATATAAGGATTTTGGCATAACAGGAAGAAAGATTTCTAAGGCAGGAAAGAAAATTTTGATTTTAGAGTTTAGAAAATACTATGAAAGTCTTAGTAATTTAGAAAACTAAAATACCTTTTAAAAAGAATGGAGGGGATTTACTTGGAAAATTTTGATCGTGACTTACGTTCAATACAAGAAGCAAGAAATCTTGCTAAATTAGGAAAAGTCGCTGCGAATCAAATTGCTGACTATACTGAAGAACAAATTAATAAAATTTTATGCAATATGGTTAAAGTAGCGAAAGAAAATGCAGTCTATCTAGCTAAAATGGCTGTAGATGAAACTGGATTTGGCAAAGTTGAAGATAAGACCTATAAAAATTATATGGCATCTGTAATGCTTTATGATGCAATTAAAGATATGAAGACAATTGGTGTTATTAGAGAAGATGTACATCAGCAGGTGATTGATATTGCTGAACCTATGGGATTATTAATGGGTATTGTACCATCTACAAATCCAACATCTACTGCTATTTTTAAAGCAATAATTGCTATTAAATCACGCAATGGAATAGTATTTTCACCACATCCTGCAGCATTAAAATGTACACTTAAGGCTATAAGCCTAATGCACGATGCAGCAGTAGAAGCAGGAGCTCCTAAAAATATTATAAGCAGTATTTCTACACCAACTATGCAGGCTACAAATGAGTTAATGAAACACGATGATATTGCTATGATTATTGCAACTGGAGGCCCAGGAATGGTAAAGGCATCATATAGTGCAGGGAAGCCTGCTTTAGGGGTTGGTGCTGGTAATTCGCCGGCATATATTGAGAGAACTGCCAATATTAAAAAAGCAGTTAGTAACATTATGGCAAGTAAAACTTTCGATAATGGTACTATTTGTGCATCTGAACAATCAATAATTGTAGAGGAGTGCAACCGTGAAGCTGTAGTAGCTGAGCTTAAAAAACAGGGTGGATACTTTATGACAGCAGAAGAAACTAAAAAAGTTTGTAAGCTGTTATTTAAAAATGGACATAATATGAATTCTAAGTTTGTAGGTAGAACTCCACAAGTTATTGCAGAAGCGGCTGGAATTTCCATTCCAGAAGGAACGAGAGTTTTAATAGGGGAGCAACAAGGTGTTGGTGAGGAATATCCCTTATCATATGAAAAACTGACAACTGTTCTTGCTTTTTATACAGTGAAAGATTGGGAGGAGGCATGTGAACTTAGTATACAACTACTTCAAAATGGTATAGGACATACTATGAGTATTCATACTGAAGATAGAGATATTGTAATGAAGTTTGCTAAAAAGCCAGCAGCTCGTATTTTAGTTAATACAGGTGGTTCTCAAGGTGGAACTGGTGCAAGCACTGGACTTATACCTTCATTTACACTAGGTTGTGGTACATGGGGAGGAAGCTCAGTTTCTGAGAATGTTACACCAATGCACTTGATTAATATTAAAAGGGTTGCATATGGATTAAAGGACTGTGATACACTAGCTTCTGCTGATGCAGCTTTTAACTATCCTGAACTTAATAGCTATAATGATACAGGATACTGTGCAAATAGTTCTTCTTTAAATGGATTAAAAATAGATTGTAATGATAATGAAAAGCTTTTAAATTTAATTAATGAGTTAGTAAAAGCCATGAAAGGGGTCAGCAAGAATGGATAATCATGAAGCGATCCTAAAGCTTTTATTAGATGCAGTTCAAGCTAACATGTTTTCAACAGAAAAAAAAGAAGATACAGATGAAATTCCAGTTGGTGTTTCAAACCGTCATGTTCATCTTTCACAGGCAGACATGAACTGCTTATTTGGTGAAGGTTATCAGATGACAAAAATGAAAGATTTGTCACAACCTGGACAATATGCTTGTAAGGAAACAGTAACAATCTGTGGACCAAAGGGTGTCATTGAAAAAGTTAGAATTCTTGGTCCAGTGCGTAGTAAAACTCAGGTAGAAGTTTTATTAGGAGATTGCTTTAAGCTTGGTGTAGCACCACAGATAAGGCTATCAGGTGATCTACATGGAACGCCTGGAATAACATTGGTTGGTCCAAATGGTTCTGTTCAAATTACAGAGGGTGTAATTGTAGCACAAAGACACATTCATATGAATTGTGAAGATGCAAAACGATTAAATGTTTGTGATGGGCAGATAGTCTCAATTGAGGTTAATGGAGCAAGAGGTGGCATTTATAATAATGTTGTTATCAGAGCAAATGATGCTTCTGCTTTAGAGTTTCATGTTGATGTAGAAGAAGCAAATGCTATGAATATTAATTCATTATCGAAAATTAAAATAACAAAATAAAAATTTAGGGGGAAAGAAAAATGAAATATGATGCATTAGGAATGATAGAAACAAAAGGTTTAGTTGGATCTATTGAAGCTGCAGATGCAATGGTAAAAGCTGCAAATGTTTACTTAGTTGGTAAAGAGCATGTTGGTGGAGGTTTGGTAACAGTAATGGTAAGAGGTGATGTTGGTGCTGTAAAGGCAGCAACAGATGCAGGAGCTGCAGCGGCACAAAGAGTTGGAGAATTAATTTCAGTTCATGTTATTCCACGTCCACACATGGAGGTTGAGACAATTTTGCCTAAGGGAGAAAAGAAAGAGTAAAAATTTAACTTAAAAAAAGGGATAATTAATCGGATAAAATAAAAATTTAGGAGGAAAGAAAAATGAAATATGATGCATTAGGAATGATAGAAACAAAGGGTTTAGTTGGATCTATTGAAGCTGCAGACGCAATGGTAAAAGCTGCAAATGTTTCCCTAGTTGGTAAAGAGCATATAGGTGGAGGTTTAGTAACAGTAATGGTAAGAGGTGATGTTGGTGCTGTAAAGGCAGCAACAGATGCAGGAGCTGCAGCAGCACAAAGAGTTGGAGAATTAATTTCAGTTCATGTTATTCCACGTCCACACATGGAGGTTGAGACAATTTTGCCTAAGGGAGAAAAGAAAGACGAAAATAAATAGCAAATAAAGGGTAGATATTATTATCTACCCTTTATTTGCTATTTGAGCTTGTTGATAAAGATTTAGTTTTTAAAATTCGATGTATGTATATACTTTCTATAAGATTTAGGAGTCATATTCATATGTGAATAAAATACCCTGTTAAAGTATGATGCATCTGAAAAACCACATTCTATTGCAATGCGATAAGCAGGATAATTAGTTTTTTCTAATAACTTACAAGCATGCTTTATTCTAAGATTCATTATATATTCAGAAAATGATACACCCATTTCTTTTTTAAAAATACGACTGAAATACTTAGGATTCATAAAGATTTTAGAAGAAACCATTTGTAAAGTGAGTTTTTCCGTAAAATGTTCATTGATATATTTTATTGACTCTTCTATAAAATATTGACGGCATCTAGGTTCTATAGTTTTTTGATTGGCAGTTTTTTCTACTACAGGGGATTGTGTTATAGAGGCTAATGTTTTGCAAAAAACTTGTTTAAATACAGCTGGTTTTATAGGTTTTAATAGGTATTCTAAAACTTGCAGGTTGATGGCCTTTTGTGCATATTGAAAATCAGACCATGCAGATAAAATAATGATAGATGTATTAGGAAGAAATTTTCTAATTTCTTCAATTGCACTCAGACCATCTAATTCAGGTATCATTATATCCATTATTATAATATTTGGTTGATACTGTTTAGCTAATTTGATGGCTTCAACTCCACTTTGACAAGTTAATAGTGTATCCTTTTTAGTAAGTTCTTGAAGGACAACGGATTTTAGGAAATCCTGTTCTAGTATTTCATCTTCAACAATTAATACCATGCTCATTGCAATCACCTCACAGTAGGTTGGGTAGGAATTGTTATGGTAACGGTACTTCCGCTATAATCAGATTTTACAATTTTTAATCCGTATTGCTCACCATAATATTGCTTTAAGCGTTTATCAGTACTTCGAAACCCTAAACCTGATTTGTTTTCAGATTGTTGTATTTTTTGTAAAACATCTTTAGAAAAACCATTACCATTATCTATAATAGAAATAATTATATCATTTTTATTTTTTTTAGCACATATGCGTATTTTTCCTCCGTCACGCTTTGGAGTAATGCCATGGATAACAGCATTTTCAATTATAGGTTGAATTACCATGTTGAGTATCTTATAAGATTTTAGATTATCTGGTACATCAATTTCATATTCTAGGCGATTTTTAAATCTTACTTTTTGTATATATAAATATTTTTCAATGTTATCAATTTCAGCTCCTATGGTGTGTAGATTGTGATCTTGTTTTAAATTATATCTAAGCAAATCAGATAGGCAATAGATAAGCTCCTCAGTTGTATGGGAGTTTTCAAAATATGCAATACGAGCAATACAGTTTAAGGTATTAAATAGAAAATGGGGATTAACTACTAAAGACATATTTTTAGCTTCTAAGTCAATGATTTTTTTTTCTAGTATTTCTTTTTCAATAGATAACCTTTCAACATCTAAATATGCATGATTTATGCTTTTTAATAGATCAAGAGAAATATCTTTAGCAATCTGTTTACATAATTGTTCATGTATTTTAATTTTATTTGATTCCACTGTTTTTAATGAAGATATGGATTTGGCGATATGCTCTAATTTAGGAAATTTATTTTCATTAAAGGATTGAATATCAATCATATATTTTTTATATTCATTTTCCTTTAGATATACCTGTAAACCAGCTAGATAACCTAAAGTCTCGTTATTTACTACAATAGGCAAAAGGATGTTTTCAAGTCCATATTTACATACGAATCTATTCTCTGTGTCTGGTTTTAATTTGCATCTGTAGTCATGACATACTTGATTTACGTTTTCCTGACATATACGGGTACAAAAATCTGGAGATGGTATAAATTCAAATAAAATATTACCATTTGTATCAATTAAAAATAGAGGGATATCTGATAAGGATAAAATATTACTGTAGCGTGTATATAAATTTGAGTTTATTAATTCCTTAAGTATTTTTTTCTTATACATGCTTTTATTACATCCCTTCTGAATTAGGATATATAATAATTAAAAAAATTCTAAAAATGAATTACTTTAATATTATTATAAAGAATAATAATCCAAAAGTAAATAATGTTGACTTTTATGTAACAAATTGTAATTTTTCTATTTTTTCTTTTATAAAAGGTATAATTTATTATGATGATAAAGCTAATCTATTAGAATTGTGATATAATCATATTACACAAAATACTATGAATGAAATCTATAAGTAAAATATGAATGGTGGAAATACTGATGAAAATGGAAGAATTAGTACAAAAAAAACTACGTTTAGTTTTTAATGATGATAATATAGTTTTTGATAGGTCTCGTTCTGCAGGTGGACTTACTAACTACAACTATATTATGAATATAAAAGGTATAGAATATGTTGTAAGACAACCTGGTGGTATGACCAATCTTATGATTGATAGAAAAAATGAAAAGGTTAATAATACAATTGCATCAGAGTTAGGTTTGAATTCTAAATGTATTTACTTTGATGAGATTACAGGTATTAAGATTAGTGAGTATATCAAAAATAGTAAAAACATTGCGCAAACTGATCCATCTTCTATAAAAAATCTAAAAGCTGTTTCTAATTTAATGAAAAAAACCCATACTAGCAAAAAAATTTTTTGTAATTGCTTTGATTGGAAGGTTGAGTTAAATAAGTATGAACAGATTATTAGCAACCTAAGGGGTGGTTTTTTCTTTGATTATGCTGAATTAAAAAAGCAGTTAATAGATTTTATTAAAAAGAATATAAAAAATACAATTCTTGTACCTTGTCATAATGATACAGTACCAGAAAATTTTATTATAGATAATAACGGAAGAATTTATTTAATAGACTGGGAATATTCTGGAATGAATGATCCAAGTTGGGATGTAGCTTCATATATTCTTGAATCAAAATTGAATGAAGAGGCAATTTTATATCTACTTTTGAATTACTATGGTCAGTTTCCTTCAGCTTCTGAAATATTAAAAATTAAATGCTATATGTTAGCACAGGATTTGCTGTGGACCGTATGGGCAATGATTAGACACTATAGTGGAGATGATTTCCTTGATTATTGCCACTTTAGATACGAAAGATTTAGAAAGAATATAAAGGAAATAATATTGTCACAAAATTATCCAATTGCTGAAATGGTAAAAAATTAGTATAATCAACTTCAAAATTAAATATATGTTCATTTTAGGACTAAATTTTTGATGGACGATTTTTTATCTCACTTAGAATATTTGTACCCCTTTAAGAATAAGATTTAGTATATTATGAAGGTAAAGGGGGGGCAATGGTGAAAAGTAAAATTAATTTAGATGCGCTTAATTGGAAGAAGATATTAATTATCCTGATTGTTATAATGGTTATCATAGCTGCTGTATATGCTGTGAAATACTTTGTAAAGGATGATGATAACGTGTCTTTTGAAGTATTAAGCGAGGAAATGATTCCACAAAAAATTCAAGATATCCTACCAAGATACAAAACTTTAGAAAGAGCTTTAGCTTGTAAAATAGATGGAGAAATATATGTAATTGTAACAAGAGGAGAAAAGCCTACTGGCGGATATACGGTTGAGATAGATCGGATAGAACTAGTAGATGAAGATAATAAAACAAGAATGGTTGTTTATACAACATTTGAAGATCCAAAACCAGGAGATATTGTTACCCAAGTTATTACATACCCTTATGTTGCAGTAAAGACAGAGTTAAAAGAATTGCCTGATAAAATTGAGCTAAAAGTAAAATATGACGATTGATGTATAAATTGGCAATGGTC includes:
- a CDS encoding cupin domain-containing protein, whose protein sequence is MKRLICAKDIEVAKKKSEKVIYIDSNTIITPSAKDAAVACGIEFSTEEPVCESKNICKEKVTEPSKACEGGLDSEMIYKLFKAMMEKGLLNGVLDSIINPKPYEAESTCEGLKVVRGNSVKFDVFDTGNPDAKVFYQELISKEESDMSAGFFTIDHSKFDWELTYQEIDYVIEGTLTVTIDGKTLTAYPGDVLYIPAGSKVTWDSSDKAKMFYVTYPANWADLISQS
- a CDS encoding BMC domain-containing protein, which gives rise to MQALGLIETKGLIAATESADAMLKSADVKLLEKTYVGGGLVSITVTGDVGAVKAAVEAGVAAVMKIDEKLLISQHVIPRPHEELNSIITVKPEVETLSEEIVTVENSKINDTQEETKASMQINFSNVQNKDVLDKLVLEYGLEKTIEALKKFKVVELRNLARKYKDFGITGRKISKAGKKILILEFRKYYESLSNLEN
- a CDS encoding acetaldehyde dehydrogenase (acetylating), producing the protein MENFDRDLRSIQEARNLAKLGKVAANQIADYTEEQINKILCNMVKVAKENAVYLAKMAVDETGFGKVEDKTYKNYMASVMLYDAIKDMKTIGVIREDVHQQVIDIAEPMGLLMGIVPSTNPTSTAIFKAIIAIKSRNGIVFSPHPAALKCTLKAISLMHDAAVEAGAPKNIISSISTPTMQATNELMKHDDIAMIIATGGPGMVKASYSAGKPALGVGAGNSPAYIERTANIKKAVSNIMASKTFDNGTICASEQSIIVEECNREAVVAELKKQGGYFMTAEETKKVCKLLFKNGHNMNSKFVGRTPQVIAEAAGISIPEGTRVLIGEQQGVGEEYPLSYEKLTTVLAFYTVKDWEEACELSIQLLQNGIGHTMSIHTEDRDIVMKFAKKPAARILVNTGGSQGGTGASTGLIPSFTLGCGTWGGSSVSENVTPMHLINIKRVAYGLKDCDTLASADAAFNYPELNSYNDTGYCANSSSLNGLKIDCNDNEKLLNLINELVKAMKGVSKNG
- a CDS encoding phosphate propanoyltransferase, coding for MDNHEAILKLLLDAVQANMFSTEKKEDTDEIPVGVSNRHVHLSQADMNCLFGEGYQMTKMKDLSQPGQYACKETVTICGPKGVIEKVRILGPVRSKTQVEVLLGDCFKLGVAPQIRLSGDLHGTPGITLVGPNGSVQITEGVIVAQRHIHMNCEDAKRLNVCDGQIVSIEVNGARGGIYNNVVIRANDASALEFHVDVEEANAMNINSLSKIKITK
- the eutM gene encoding ethanolamine utilization microcompartment protein EutM, with the protein product MKYDALGMIETKGLVGSIEAADAMVKAANVYLVGKEHVGGGLVTVMVRGDVGAVKAATDAGAAAAQRVGELISVHVIPRPHMEVETILPKGEKKE
- the eutM gene encoding ethanolamine utilization microcompartment protein EutM encodes the protein MKYDALGMIETKGLVGSIEAADAMVKAANVSLVGKEHIGGGLVTVMVRGDVGAVKAATDAGAAAAQRVGELISVHVIPRPHMEVETILPKGEKKDENK
- a CDS encoding response regulator transcription factor codes for the protein MSMVLIVEDEILEQDFLKSVVLQELTKKDTLLTCQSGVEAIKLAKQYQPNIIIMDIMIPELDGLSAIEEIRKFLPNTSIIILSAWSDFQYAQKAINLQVLEYLLKPIKPAVFKQVFCKTLASITQSPVVEKTANQKTIEPRCRQYFIEESIKYINEHFTEKLTLQMVSSKIFMNPKYFSRIFKKEMGVSFSEYIMNLRIKHACKLLEKTNYPAYRIAIECGFSDASYFNRVFYSHMNMTPKSYRKYIHTSNFKN
- a CDS encoding histidine kinase, with amino-acid sequence MYKKKILKELINSNLYTRYSNILSLSDIPLFLIDTNGNILFEFIPSPDFCTRICQENVNQVCHDYRCKLKPDTENRFVCKYGLENILLPIVVNNETLGYLAGLQVYLKENEYKKYMIDIQSFNENKFPKLEHIAKSISSLKTVESNKIKIHEQLCKQIAKDISLDLLKSINHAYLDVERLSIEKEILEKKIIDLEAKNMSLVVNPHFLFNTLNCIARIAYFENSHTTEELIYCLSDLLRYNLKQDHNLHTIGAEIDNIEKYLYIQKVRFKNRLEYEIDVPDNLKSYKILNMVIQPIIENAVIHGITPKRDGGKIRICAKKNKNDIIISIIDNGNGFSKDVLQKIQQSENKSGLGFRSTDKRLKQYYGEQYGLKIVKSDYSGSTVTITIPTQPTVR
- a CDS encoding choline kinase family protein, producing MKMEELVQKKLRLVFNDDNIVFDRSRSAGGLTNYNYIMNIKGIEYVVRQPGGMTNLMIDRKNEKVNNTIASELGLNSKCIYFDEITGIKISEYIKNSKNIAQTDPSSIKNLKAVSNLMKKTHTSKKIFCNCFDWKVELNKYEQIISNLRGGFFFDYAELKKQLIDFIKKNIKNTILVPCHNDTVPENFIIDNNGRIYLIDWEYSGMNDPSWDVASYILESKLNEEAILYLLLNYYGQFPSASEILKIKCYMLAQDLLWTVWAMIRHYSGDDFLDYCHFRYERFRKNIKEIILSQNYPIAEMVKN
- a CDS encoding protease complex subunit PrcB family protein translates to MKSKINLDALNWKKILIILIVIMVIIAAVYAVKYFVKDDDNVSFEVLSEEMIPQKIQDILPRYKTLERALACKIDGEIYVIVTRGEKPTGGYTVEIDRIELVDEDNKTRMVVYTTFEDPKPGDIVTQVITYPYVAVKTELKELPDKIELKVKYDD